A single genomic interval of Sceloporus undulatus isolate JIND9_A2432 ecotype Alabama chromosome 2, SceUnd_v1.1, whole genome shotgun sequence harbors:
- the CAMKV gene encoding caM kinase-like vesicle-associated protein yields MPFGCVTLGDKKDYNQPSEVTDRYDLGQVIKTEEFCEIFRAKEKTTGKLYTCKKFLKRDGRKVRKAAKNEIIILKMVKHPNILQLVDVYVTRKEYFLFLELATGREVFDWILDQGYYSERDTSNVIRQVLEAVAYLHSLKIVHRNLKLENLVYYNRLKNSKIVISDFHLAKLENGLIKEPCGTPEYLAPEVVGRQRYGRPVDCWAIGVIMYILLSGNPPFYEEMDEDDYENHDKNLFRKILAGDYEFDPPYWDDISQAAKDLVARLMEVDQDQRITAEEAISHEWISGNAASDKNIKDGVCAQIEKNFARAKWKKAVRVTTMMKRLRAPEHTDAAKATPPAAATTDGVAPTETTSTSQVKPEADSKAPVATEAAPATIATALPPATTSPEVTASTAPAVTAETPATTSATPTTCNGENTTAPNATPESWNEETG; encoded by the exons ATGCCGTTTGGATGTGTTACCCTGGGAGATAAGAAGGATTATAACCAGCCATCTGAGGTGACTGACAGATATGACCTGGGGCAGGTCATCAAAAC AGAGGAGTTCTGTGAGATATTCCGTGCCAAGGAGAAAACAACTGGCAAGCTCTATACGTGCAAGAAGTTTCTGAAAAGAGATGGGCGCAAAGTGCGAAAGGCAGCCAAGAATGAGATCATCATCCTTAAGAT GGTGAAACACCCCAATATTTTGCAACTGGTGGATGTGTATGTTACCCGGAAAGAGTACTTCCTCTTCTTGGAGCT TGCCACTGGTCGGGAAGTATTTGATTGGATATTAGATCAGGGTTACTACTCTGAGCGTGACACCAGTAATGTCATCAGGCAGGTTCTGGAAGCTGTGGCATACCTACATTCCCTCAAGATTGTTCACAGGAACCTCAAG CTAGAAAATTTAGTGTATTACAACCGCCTGAAGAACTCCAAGATTGTGATCAGCGACTTTCATTTGGCCAAACTGGAGAATGGGCTCATCAAGGAACCCTGTGGAACCCCTGAATATCTAg CTCCTGAGGTAGTCGGACGCCAGCGATATGGACGGCCTGTGGACTGCTGGGCAATTGGAGTGATCATGTATATTCT CTTGTCAGGGAACCCACCCTTCTATGAGGAAATGGATGAGGATGATTATGAGAATCATGACAAGAACCTGTTCCGTAAGATCTTGGCTGGTGACTATGAGTTTGATCCACCCTATTGGGATGACATCTCCCAGGCAG cCAAGGATCTGGTGGCCCGTCTGATGGAGGTGGACCAGGACCAGAGGATTACAGCAGAGGAGGCTATTTCCCATGAATG gaTTTCTGGCAATGCAGCTTCAGACAAGAACATAAAGGATGGTGTATGTGCTCAGATTGAGAAGAACTTTGCCAGGGCAAAATGGAAG AAAGCAGTCCGAGTTACCACAATGATGAAGAGACTCCGAGCACCAGAACACACAGATGCAGCAAAAGCCACCCCTCCCGCTGCTGCAACGACAGATGGTGTTGCCCCAACAGAAACCACCAGCACCTCGCAGGTCAAACCAGAAGCAGACAGCAAAGCTCCAGTGGCAACTGAGGCAGCCCCAGCTACAATAGCAACAGCACTCCCTCCTGCAACAACAAGCCCAGAAGTAACAGCATCAACAGCTCCAGCTGTTACTGCAGAAACTCCAGCTACGACATCAGCAACCCCAACTACATGTAACGGGGAAAACACCACTGCTCCCAATGCCACTCCAGAGTCCTGGAATGAGGAGACTGGCTGA